TCACAAATCTATGTGGAAGGCTCACTCCGCTACCGAAAGGTCCTCGATAGATCCGGCTTTACTCGTGTCATCCCTGAAATCTTTGCCGAAACAATCAAATTTTTATCCAAACCAGCTCCTAAAGATCATACTTTCTCTTACCAAGAAAGCCCTATTTCAACCCAATCTACCTCTTCAGACCTACCTCTTAGCTATTCCAGCGATGATTTTGCCACTCAAGACCCACGCTTACTCTTTAAAGATGACCTCGACGACCTACCTTTCTAGCAATTTCCATGCCCAAACCCTTCAAAATTGCCCCAAAAAACATGTCAATTTTTTAGAATTTTTTGACATCTACAAACTTAGAATTCATAAGCCCTCCCAGACATCCCCCTTCCCAATTGATATTCCTTTTGACATATCTCTTTTTGTAACAAAGTTTCTCTCTATCTACAAGCCCTACGCCAAATCTAATATTCTTACTTTTTATGCTATGTCCCACTCTTTCCCATCTTATCCTTCTTTGCCCTCACATTTTGCAAAACTATGTAATAAGCCCTTTCTCTCCACAACCTTGTTATACAATTACCCTGTCCCGCCCTTTCCCACCTCATCCCTCTGCCTAATTTTTTAGCACATTATCCCACGCCAAAGCACACCAAAACACGGAAATCCTCAACTTTTTTCCTGGAATTTCCTCAACCAAATTCCTGGAATTTCCTCAACTTTTTTCCTGGAATGAACATAGAGATAGTATAACTGATATTTTGACCCTGTAGATTTAAAGGAGTTGAGGTAACTTTTCTCCTAAAATACTCTATAAATTCTATAAATGCTCTTTTGTCTGAATAAAGGATCAAGACTACGAATTCTTCCCCGCCAAACCTGGCTACTATGTCTTCTTCTCTTTTAAAGGTTTCTTTTAGTTTTTCAGCCAAATCTTTTAATACTAAATCTCCTACTTCATGACCGTAAGTATCGTTGATTTGTTTAAAATTATCTATATCTATCACCAAACAAGCCAGGTTCAAATTTCTTCTTTTGGCTATACTTAGAAATTTAGGGGCTTCTTCCATAAAATATCGTCTGTTATAAAGCCCTGTAAGTGGGTCATGATAGGCTAAAAACTCAAGTTCTTGTATTAACTCTATGAGGTCCAAGGTGTTGTGCACTCTTACCATAAATTCTTCTTGACTAAAAGGTTTTCTCAAAAAATCATTGGCCCCTGCCTTTAGTAAAACAGGTATCATTTTGGTTTTTACTATGCCTGAAACGACTATAATCCCTAACGCACTTTTAGAATAACCCCTCCTAATCTCGTAAAGAAACTCCAAGGTATCTTCTTCTGGAAAATAATAATCAAGTATCAGTAGTTTAATTTGAGGGTCTTCCTTAAGTATTTTTTGAGCTTCCCTAAGGCTTGAGGCTTCTACAACCTGAAAAAGCATATTTTTTAAAATGTTTGCAATAATCTTTCTATCAACAGGCATATCTTCTACCACTAAAACTTTAGTCTGAGAATTTTTAAGGGTCCTTTTTATACTAAGAATTAGATTCTCGACAATATTTGGGGTTCCTTTTACTAAATAGTCTACTACCCCTTTATCCAAAATAGATTCTCTTAAGTTTTCGTCATATGAAGCGGTTAAAACTATCGTAGGGACGTTATGAGACAGCAAAAAATCGATAGCCTCACCTTTTTCTGCATCTGGAAGATGATAATCACACACCGCAAGCCCGATGTTTTGCCTTTCCTTTTTCAAGCATTTTTGGGTCTCTGATAGGTTTTCTGCAGTAATTACCGGTAAAGAAAGCCTTTGAGAAATAAGCTTGGAGACAGCCTTTAATATAATCCTATCATCATCTACTAAAAGGATCTTGTTCTTTTGACAAGGCAACGTATCTTGCATCGTATAAGTACTTAATTTTTATTTTTATTATTAATATTTAACAATTTTAAACAACGAAAGTGGGTTGTCAAGTTCGAAAGTTTGTTTTAAAAATTTTAACAAAGAAAAGTTAGGGATATAAACTCTAACCCAAACTTCTTGTTTTTTTATTTCCATCTCTGTGCCTTCTGGAAAGTTAAGAGTAGCAAACCTATTTAACCAGAGTTCTTTTTCTGTTAAAGGTTCGATTTTGTAGACTTTTTTCTCTCTTTTTAAACTTGGTTTTTCTTGTCTTTCTACTACTTTAACGATACGGAGACCTGGGTAAAACTCTAATCCTTGCAATTTTGTAGAAAGGCCTGACTCATACATAGCCAACCCTATGGTTTCCCTCTCTGAAAAAACACCGATAGGGAGGGCATCATCCACGACTATTTTGGGATGAGGGTGAAACCCTGAAGTATAAACCAAGGGGAATCCAAGTTTGTTTAAGACTAACACAAAGAGTCTTATCACCTCAAGCTGGGAAAGAAAAACCGCTTTATCTTTTTTGGTATAATAAATCTCATACCAATATTCTTTAACCCCTTTAAAAGGAAATAAAGGTTTATTCTGTATATCTAACTTTACTTCTTCGAGCTCTTTTTTGCTCAATAAGTTTTTAATCTCTTCATTGCAAACCCCGCATTTACTGCATCGATCAAACCTACAATCTTTAGTAATTTCACCTTGGTAAGCCTTAGCTCTTTCTTTTATTAAAAACTCCTTAGAAACTCTCAGGTCTATATGTTCCCAAGGAAGATTTTCTTCTAAAGACCTTTCTCTTAGGTAGGTGTTTAGGTCAACCCCAACCTCTTTAGCAGCCTCAATCCAAAGACTTAAGTTAAAAAAGTCTTTCCAGCTATCAAACCTTGCCCCTTTCTGATAGGCTCTTTCTATCACCAAACCTATGGTTCTATCTCCTCTGGCAATCACTCCCTCGAGAAAACTTTGCTCAGGGTGATGGTACCGAAGGTTCTTCCCTAACCTTCTTTTTAAAAATTTAATTTTCTCATAGGTTTCTTCTAAGGAAATCTGTCTTTCCCATTGAAATGGAGTATGGGGTTTAGGAATAAACGTTGAAACTGAGACAGTTATACTAACTTGGGGGACTTCTTTTCTAAGGGTTCGAAAAAGCTGATAGATGCCTTCTAAATCTTCTTCTTTTTCTGTAGGAAGGCCGATCATAAAATAAAGTTTTACCTTGGTCCACCCATGTTTTTTGGCAAGTCTTATGTCTTCTATAAGCTGAGCAATATCTATATCTTTATTTATAACCTTTCTCAGCCTTTCTGTTCCTGCTTCTGGGGCAAAAGTAAGGCCGGTTTTTCTTCCAAGTTTTATAAACTCTAACAGTTCGTCATCGATACTACCTACCCTTAAAGAAGGAAGAGAAAATGAATACTTTCTACAAGGTGTGTTTAGATAAAACTCTTCTTTTAGTTTTTTTACCAACGTTTTAAGTGCAGTATAATCTCCAGCAGAAAGGCTCATTAAAGAGGCTTCTGTAATCCCGGTAGTTAGAAAATTTTTCTTTATCTGGTTTATCACATAAAACGGGTCTTTTTCTCTTACAGGGCGATAGTAAAAACTTGCCTCGCAAAAACGACATCCCCTGGTACAACCTCTTGAAATTTCCATCGGGATTCGGTCGTGAGAAAGCTCGATTACAGGGATACCAAACTCCCAACTTAAGGTTTCTAAGTTTAAATCCTTTAAAATCCTTCTTTTCACCTGGTTTCTTATCAGAGGAACATAAACTCCCTCTATTTTGGTTAATTCTTCCCAGAGGGTGGTACGAGGTTTTCCACTATTTTTCCAGTTTTTATAAACCTCAAACACCTCAAAAATAGCCTCTTCTGCGTCTCCTATGATAAAAGCATCAAAAAACTCTGCTACAGGCTCTGGATTCCCACAACTTGGACCTCCCCCTAAAACTAGGGGAGCATCTCTTTCTCTGTGGTGAGCCCTTAAAGGAATTCCAGCAAGGTCTAATATCTGTAAGATTCCGGTAGCTGAAAGCTCATAAGCATAGCTTATTCCTATGACGTCAAAATCTCTGAGAGGCTTTCGGTAGTTCCAACTTAATAAAGGATAGCCTTTAGTCTTTAAGGCATTTTCTAAGTCAGGGGCTACAGCAAAACCTAAATCTGCTAAATATTGTTCTTTCTGGTTGACCAGATAAGCTAAAATGTTAATTCCTAAATGGGAACGACCTATTTCATAGAGGTCTGGATAGCAAAAGCAAATCTTTAGGTCTGTCTTTTCCCAGGCTTTTTTCTTGAAAAAAGGTTCTTCTCCTAAGTACCGAGAAGGCTTTTTAATGTTTATAAGTATTTGATAAGGATAGTCAGCCATTTTCACTTTTCCTATTTAAGGTTATTTTTAAAACTTACCACAAACTTTTAAAATTAAAAAAAAGTTTTAAAATTTATACAAACTAAATTTTAAGAGGTTAAAAAGATGTTAGCAAAAATTTTTAGCTGGTTTTCGAAAGATATGGCTATAGATTTAGGAACTGCGAATACCCTTATCTACCTAAAAGGTAGAGGGATCATTCTTAGTGAACCCTCTGTAGTAGCGGTTAAAGAGGATGGAAGGTTTAAAAAGGTGATAGCTGTAGGAGAAGAAGCAAAAAAGATGGTAGGGAAAACACCAGGAAGTATTAAGGCTATAAGACCATTGAGGGAAGGGGTTATTGCTGATTTTGAGGTAACAGAAGCAATGATCAGATACTTTATTCAGAAAGTGCACAATAGGGGATATTTTGTAAAACCAAGGATTATCATAAGTGTACCTTCTGGGACTACCCAGGTTGAAAGAAGGGCGGTAAAAGAAAGCGCAGAAACCGCCGGGGCAAGAGAGGTGTATCTGATAGAAGAGCCCATGGCAGCAGCCATAGGGGCAGGACTTCCGGTGACTGAACCTGTGGCCAACATGATAGTAGACATCGGAGGAGGAACAACCGAGGTAGCCGTTATCTCCCTTGGAGGAATAGTGGTCAGCCATTCCCTTAAAGTTGCAGGGGATAAAATAGATGAGGCCATTGCAAGTTATATCAAAAAGAGATACAACCTTTTGATAGGAGAAGCTACAGCAGAGCAGATCAAAATCAACGTAGGAGATGTTTTACCTGAAGAACCTTATGCTACGATGGAAATAAAGGGAAGGGATCTGGTTACAGGAATACCTAAAACCATTATTATTACCTCTAAGGAAATACAAGAAGCTATCAAAGAACCTGTAGACATGATAATCCAAGTGATAAAACAGGTGCTAGAGGAGACTCCTCCTGAATTAGCGGCTGACATGGTAGACAGAGGGATTGTTTTAAGTGGAGGGGGTGCATTGCTTAAAAACTTAGACAAACTTATTCAAAAAGAAACCGGGCTTAATGTCACCATAGCAGAAAATCCTCTTCATTGTGTAGCCTTAGGGGCAGGTAAAGCCCTTGATGAGATAGACAGGCTAAAAGAGGTGATGGTTCAGGCTTAAGAAAGGTTCTTGGTCTTAGCTAAAAACTTTTCTGCACAGGCTTTAGAACAAAAATAGTAGGTTTTGCCTTGAACTTCTATCTTTAAGGCTTCTTCTTTTTTTACGTAGGTTTGGCAGGTTTCGTCAAAAACCAAGTCTGCTACCTTTTTTTTATCCTTTAAACTTACAGTCTTTTTCCGTTTTTTAAAATAAAGATAATAGACTAATAAAGCTAACACTAATATCAAAAAGAGTTTCATTGCAGCACACCTATCTTTTTTACGTTTTTTACAAAAAGATTTCTTTTTTCTTCAAAAATATCTTTTAAAGATTTTCTTAACACAGGATGAACCCAATCTGGAACAAGTTCAACCACTGGTACCATAACAAAATCTCTTAAGTGTGCTAAAGGATGAGGAAGGGTTAAAACGTTTGTCTCTAAGTTTAGGTCTTCATAAAAGATAAGGTCTATGTCGATAAAACGATCCTGGTAATCTCTTTTGGTGACCTTGGGGATCTTCCCCAAAGTGGCCTCGATCTTTTTGATCTCAAAAAGAAGGGCAAAGGGGGATAAAGAGGTTTCTACTAAAGCTATCAGGTTGTAAAAAGAAAAGGGGGTTGTGAACCCCCATGGTGAGGTTTCGTAAATATTTGAAATAGCCTTTATTTTTATCCCTATCTGTTGTAAACAAAATATCGCTTGTTTTAGATTTTCTCGTCGGTTACCTAAATTTGACCCCAAACTAAGAACCGCCTTTTTTAAAACTTGAGGGTAGCTAACCGCCCTACCGCCTCCTTTAACCTTTGAATGTCTACTGTAAGGGCTATTCTAAAATATCCTTCTCCAGCAGAACCAAAACCTACACCAGGGGTTACCACTATTGCTAAATCCTGTAAAACTTTTTTACAAAACTCTCTTGAATCCATCCCTTCCGGAACTTTTACCCAAAGATAAAAGGTAGCAGAAGGCTTTTTTAACTGATATCCCAGGCGTTCAAGTTCTGCACATAAAAAGTCTCTTCTTTCCTTAAATACTTTTATCAAAGAAGGAGTTATTTTTTCAAGATTGTTTAATGCATAAGCCCCTGCTTCCTGGATGGCTGTAAAGGCTCCTGAATCTATGTTACTTTTTACCTTAGCTAAAGCAGAAACCAAGGTGGCATTACCTACCGCAAAACCTATCCTCCAACCTGTCATACAAAAGGTCTTAGATAAACTGTGGAATTCTATAGCTATCTCTTTAGCCCCTTCAACTTCAAAAATGCTTATAGGAGGCTCTTCGTAATACATTTCTATATAAGCGGCGTCATGAGCCACGATAAAATTGTATTTTTTAGCAAGGGCTATAACCTCTTTGAAAAACTCCTTAGAAGCCGTGGCACCGGTAGGATTGTTAGGGTAGTTTAACCATAAAATTTTAGTTCTTTCTAAGATCTGTGTTGGAACTTTGGTAAAGTCTGGTAAGAAATCGTTTTCCCAGGTAAGAGGAAGATAAAAAGGTTCTCCGTCGGTAAAAATAGCCCCTAAGTGATAAACCGGATACCCCGGATCTGGGCAGAGGACTATATCACCTGGATTTACAAAGGCTATCGGGAAATGGGCTATACCTTCTTTAGACCCGATAAGGGTGGTTACTTCGGTTTCAGGGTCAAAATCAAGCCCAAAACGTCTTTTCATGTAATCTGCACAGGCTTTACGGTAAAAAAATGCTCCTGCGTTTGAGGGATATTTATGATTCTCTGGTTTTTCCAAAGCTCTTTTGGCTACCTCTACGATTTCAGCCGGAGTAGGTAAGTCAGGGTCTCCTATGCCAAGGTCTATAACATCTGCCCCTTCTTTAAGCTTTTCTGATTTCAAACGGTCTATCTCCACAAAAAGATAGGGAGGAACTTTTTTTAGTCTGTTAGAAAGTTCCATCTTAAGCCTCCTTTATCGTTCTCTTTTCCCTTCGATAAATTCTAAAACCATCTGTCTGGCTATATGGTCAGGGAATTGTTTAGGAGGATGTTTCATCGTATAAGCAGAGATGGAAAGTAAAGGACCTCCTATACCTCTATCTTTGGCAAGCTTAGCACATCTTATCGCATCTAAGGCAGATCCTGCAGAGTTTGGAGAATCTTCTACCTCTAACTTAACCTCTACAGAAAGAGGAACCCCTCCAAAATGTTCTCCCTCAAGCCTAATATAGGCAATTTTTTTGTCCTTTAACCAGGGAACCCAGTCTGAAGGACCTATATGCACATTTTCCCATCCTATGTCGTAAGGCAGAAGGCTGGTTACAGCCTCTGTCTTAGAAATCTTTTTGGTTTTTAAACGGCCTCTTTCTAACATGTTTAAAAAATCGGTATTTCCACCAAAGTTTAACTGATAAGTCCTTTTTAAAGGTATACCTCTGTCTATAAAAAGCTGCACCAAAGTTCTATGTAAAATGGTTGCACCAAGTTGAGATTTTATGTCGTCCCCCACCGCAGGGATACCTTCTTTTTCAAACCTAGCTCCCCATTCTGGGTCTGAAACTATAAAGGTGGGCATGGCGTTTACAAAAGCAACCCCTGCCTTTAAACAAACCTCGGCATAAAACCTGGCTGCCTGTTCAGACCCTACTGGCACATAATTTATCAACACATCTGCCTGGGTTTCCTTAAGAACAGCCACCATGTCTTCCAAACTGTCTTCTTTTTCTGGAGAAATTTGGAAACTTTTATCTACAGGAAAATTAAACATATGGTTAGCAACTCCGTCTAAAACCTTACCTTTCCTTACTTTCACGTTAAGCTTGGGAACGTCTCTGTAAAAAATGGTAGTACAGTTAGGGGGACTAAAAATAGCCTCAGACAAATCTTTTCCTACCTTTCTTGCGTCTACATCCCAGGCAGCCACAAATTCTATGTCTGAAGGTTTATAATCTCCTATCTTAGGAAACATGATGCCATGAATCTTTGAAAGGTCTACCTCTTTATAATAAAAAACCCCTTGGACTAAAGAACTTGCACAGTTTCCTACCCCAGCGATAGCCACCTTTACAGTCTTAGACATTATATAGTCCTCCTAAAACAATTTTTCGACTTTATAAAAATATCATAAACCATAATAATATCAATCCAACAGTATTTATTCAGTTTAAATTTCTTAAGTTTTTTCTTCTATCCTTATCGGAGTTATTCCCATCACTATTTCTCCAGGCAACAACGTTATAATCCTTACTCCTTTAGTAGCCCTCCCTTGTTGAGGCACATCTTGAGAGGAAATCCTTATTGCTTTACCAGAACTTGAAAAAACCACAAAGTCTTCTTTTTCAAAAGTAGCTACCCCATCTGCTAAATATCCTGTTTTTTCGTTTAATCCATGAGCTATGATACCCTTTCCTCCTCTTCCTTGTAACCTAAAATCAGAAAAGGGGGTTTTTTTACCAAAACCTTTTTCTGTGATCGTAAAAAGATATCCTTGGGAAGAAGTCTTTATTAATCCTAAAACTTCATCGTTGGCGTCTAACCTAATACCTACCACCCCTTCAGCCTGCCTTTTGGTGACACCAAGTTCCTCTTCCTCAAAATGAAGGCTCATCCCTTTCTTGGTCAAAAAAAGCAGACGATCGTTACCGTTGGTAATCACACCTTTACAAAGTCTATCTCCTTTTTTTAGACTTATCACTATAAGCCCGTTTTTCCTTAGGTTTTTTAATTCTTCTATCTCAAGTTTTTTAACGATACCTTTGGCTGTAGCCAAGACTAAAAACCCTTCTTCAGCAGGAGGAAGCACAAAGGACACAGGACTTTCCAGGTTAGGGAGCAAATTCTTGATATAAGTTCCCTTAACTGTTTTTCCAGAAAAGGAAAGCTCTCTAAGGTCAAGTGGGTATACCTTCCCGTCTTCTGTAAAAATCCACAAAACCGCTGTAGCCTCTGTCTGGATGGCAACTTTTAACCTTTCTTCAGAGGTAAAGGCTAAACTACCTTTCCCCCCTCTTTTTTGCGGGCTGAAAAGTTCTAAAGGAAGCTTTCTCACGTACCCTTCTTCACTTATCAAAAACAAAACTTCTTCCGAAGGTAACTTCTCTTCCTGAATTACCTCATCCGAGTCATCTTCAAAAATGATCTGAGTTCTTCTTTCATCTCCATATTTTTCTTTTATTTCTTTCAATTCTTCTTCTACTACCGCAAGAAGAGTGGGCTCATGGGTTAAAATCTTCTCATAATAACTTATAGCCCTTTTAATTTCTTCATACTCGAGGAGTATCTTTTCTCTTTCTAAGGCTGTTAACCTTTGAAGTCTAAGGTTTAAAATCTCCTGAGCTTGTATCTCGCTAAAATCAAACCTCTTTATAAGGGCTTCTTTCGCTTCCTTAGGAGTTTGAGATTTCTTGATAAGTTCTATAATTTCGTCTATATGAGAAAGTGCCTTTAAAAAACCTTCTAAAATATGAAGTCTTTCCTTAGATTTCCTAAGCTCATATTGCGTCCTTCTTATAATAACAGTCTTTCTCCAGTTTAAGAAATTTTGCAAAATATCCTTAAGATTAAGGACCTCAGGTTTTCCGTTAACCAAAGCCAACATGATAACACCAAAAGAAGTCTGAAGAGGAGTCATCTCGTAAATCTTTTTTAAGATAGTATAAGGGGCGTTCGCCCATTCTTTCTTAAGTTCAACCACAATCCTTATACCCTCTCTGTCAGACTCATCTCGTACTTCTGCGATACCTTCGATTTTCTTATCTTTAGCCAATTGAGCTATCTTTTCTACCACCTTAGCTTTGCTAACCTGATAGGGAATTTCGTCAAAGACTATCCTAACTTTATCTTTTTCTCGTTCTATCTTATGCTTAGCCTTAAGTTTTATACTTCCTCTACCTGTAGTATAGGCCTGTTTTATGCCTTCAGTGCCTACGATATAGGCTCCGGTAGGAAAGTCTGGCCCTTTTATATATTGCATCAAATCTTCTACTGATGCCTCAGGATTTCTCAAAAGGAAAATTAGCCCGTTGATTACTTCGGAAAGGTTATGAGGTGGGATGCTAGTTGCCATTCCAACCGCTATTCCTGATGAGCCGTTTATCAAAAGATTAGGAATTTTGGAAGGTAAAACTACAGGTTCTTTCAAGGTGTTATCATAGTTAGGGACAAACTCTACCGTTTCTTTTTCTATGTCTGCTAAAAGTTCATGGGCGATCTTAGCAAGCCTTACTTCAGTATATCTCATCGCGGCAGGAGCATCCCCGTCGACAGAACCAAAGTTTCCTTGTCCATCTATAAGAGGATATCTCATGGTAAAATCTTGAGCCATTCTTACTATAGACTCATAAACAGGCATATCTCCGTGAGGATGATATTTACCGATAACCTCTCCCACAATTCTTGCACTTTTTTTGTAAGGCTTATTCCAGTCGTTTCCTGTTTCATACATAGCATAAAGGATTCTTCTTTGAACAGGCTTTAAACCATCCCTTACATCAGGAAGAGCTCTCCCCACGATAACACTCATCGCATAGTCTAAATAAGATTCCTTGAGCTCTTCTTCTAAAGAAACAGTGATTACTTCTGACATATCTTTACTACACCTCCTTCTTAAGGTGCTCTATCCCTTTTAAAATAGACTCTTTTACCTGTTGAGCTAAAACCTGTTTGTCCCTTAAAGACAAACCAGTAGTCTCTATAGGTGCTCCTAAATAAACCCCTACCTTCCTTCTTTTTCCTACCTTTAACCAAAGAGACCCCTTAGGTAAAATATCTTTTGTCCCCCACAGAGAAACAGGCACTACCTTCACCTGAGCTTTAATCGGGATTAAAAACCCCCCAAGCTTAAAAGGCAAAAGATCTCCGTCCTTACTTCGTGTACCTTCAGGAAAAACTACCAGAGAAACCCCTTCTTTTAACCTTTCTACGCAGGCTAAGATACTTTTAAACCCCTCCTTAGGGTCTTCTCTTTCCACAGGCACATATCCTAACGCCTTTAATCCCCATCCAAAAAAAGGGATGTTAAAAAGACTTTTTTTGGCTAAAAACCTTATGTTATAGGCTTCAAGTACCTTTTCTAAAACCGGGATATCGAGCTGACTTTGATGATTACTCATAAAAACATAACTACCCTTAGGTAAATCTATCTCTTGATAAACCTTGATCTCTATCCCTAATACCTTTAACAACCCTTTACACCAGATTCTTGCCCAAAAATGTTTTCTTATCAATAAAGCTAAACTTCCGAAAACAGGAACGGTTACTAAACAATAGACCCAGCACAAAAAATTTCTTAGAACCTCAGCCACCTTT
Above is a genomic segment from Thermodesulfobacterium commune DSM 2178 containing:
- a CDS encoding single-stranded DNA-binding protein yields the protein MINKVILIGRLGADPELRFTLDGKPVATMRIATNEVINREGTKETLTEWHRVVAFGRLAEICGEYLETGSQIYVEGSLRYRKVLDRSGFTRVIPEIFAETIKFLSKPAPKDHTFSYQESPISTQSTSSDLPLSYSSDDFATQDPRLLFKDDLDDLPF
- a CDS encoding GGDEF domain-containing response regulator, encoding MQDTLPCQKNKILLVDDDRIILKAVSKLISQRLSLPVITAENLSETQKCLKKERQNIGLAVCDYHLPDAEKGEAIDFLLSHNVPTIVLTASYDENLRESILDKGVVDYLVKGTPNIVENLILSIKRTLKNSQTKVLVVEDMPVDRKIIANILKNMLFQVVEASSLREAQKILKEDPQIKLLILDYYFPEEDTLEFLYEIRRGYSKSALGIIVVSGIVKTKMIPVLLKAGANDFLRKPFSQEEFMVRVHNTLDLIELIQELEFLAYHDPLTGLYNRRYFMEEAPKFLSIAKRRNLNLACLVIDIDNFKQINDTYGHEVGDLVLKDLAEKLKETFKREEDIVARFGGEEFVVLILYSDKRAFIEFIEYFRRKVTSTPLNLQGQNISYTISMFIPGKKLRKFQEFG
- a CDS encoding DUF2344 domain-containing protein, whose amino-acid sequence is MADYPYQILINIKKPSRYLGEEPFFKKKAWEKTDLKICFCYPDLYEIGRSHLGINILAYLVNQKEQYLADLGFAVAPDLENALKTKGYPLLSWNYRKPLRDFDVIGISYAYELSATGILQILDLAGIPLRAHHRERDAPLVLGGGPSCGNPEPVAEFFDAFIIGDAEEAIFEVFEVYKNWKNSGKPRTTLWEELTKIEGVYVPLIRNQVKRRILKDLNLETLSWEFGIPVIELSHDRIPMEISRGCTRGCRFCEASFYYRPVREKDPFYVINQIKKNFLTTGITEASLMSLSAGDYTALKTLVKKLKEEFYLNTPCRKYSFSLPSLRVGSIDDELLEFIKLGRKTGLTFAPEAGTERLRKVINKDIDIAQLIEDIRLAKKHGWTKVKLYFMIGLPTEKEEDLEGIYQLFRTLRKEVPQVSITVSVSTFIPKPHTPFQWERQISLEETYEKIKFLKRRLGKNLRYHHPEQSFLEGVIARGDRTIGLVIERAYQKGARFDSWKDFFNLSLWIEAAKEVGVDLNTYLRERSLEENLPWEHIDLRVSKEFLIKERAKAYQGEITKDCRFDRCSKCGVCNEEIKNLLSKKELEEVKLDIQNKPLFPFKGVKEYWYEIYYTKKDKAVFLSQLEVIRLFVLVLNKLGFPLVYTSGFHPHPKIVVDDALPIGVFSERETIGLAMYESGLSTKLQGLEFYPGLRIVKVVERQEKPSLKREKKVYKIEPLTEKELWLNRFATLNFPEGTEMEIKKQEVWVRVYIPNFSLLKFLKQTFELDNPLSLFKIVKY
- a CDS encoding rod shape-determining protein, whose protein sequence is MLAKIFSWFSKDMAIDLGTANTLIYLKGRGIILSEPSVVAVKEDGRFKKVIAVGEEAKKMVGKTPGSIKAIRPLREGVIADFEVTEAMIRYFIQKVHNRGYFVKPRIIISVPSGTTQVERRAVKESAETAGAREVYLIEEPMAAAIGAGLPVTEPVANMIVDIGGGTTEVAVISLGGIVVSHSLKVAGDKIDEAIASYIKKRYNLLIGEATAEQIKINVGDVLPEEPYATMEIKGRDLVTGIPKTIIITSKEIQEAIKEPVDMIIQVIKQVLEETPPELAADMVDRGIVLSGGGALLKNLDKLIQKETGLNVTIAENPLHCVALGAGKALDEIDRLKEVMVQA
- a CDS encoding YHS domain-containing protein; this translates as MKLFLILVLALLVYYLYFKKRKKTVSLKDKKKVADLVFDETCQTYVKKEEALKIEVQGKTYYFCSKACAEKFLAKTKNLS
- the folK gene encoding 2-amino-4-hydroxy-6-hydroxymethyldihydropteridine diphosphokinase, with product MGSNLGNRRENLKQAIFCLQQIGIKIKAISNIYETSPWGFTTPFSFYNLIALVETSLSPFALLFEIKKIEATLGKIPKVTKRDYQDRFIDIDLIFYEDLNLETNVLTLPHPLAHLRDFVMVPVVELVPDWVHPVLRKSLKDIFEEKRNLFVKNVKKIGVLQ
- a CDS encoding LL-diaminopimelate aminotransferase — protein: MELSNRLKKVPPYLFVEIDRLKSEKLKEGADVIDLGIGDPDLPTPAEIVEVAKRALEKPENHKYPSNAGAFFYRKACADYMKRRFGLDFDPETEVTTLIGSKEGIAHFPIAFVNPGDIVLCPDPGYPVYHLGAIFTDGEPFYLPLTWENDFLPDFTKVPTQILERTKILWLNYPNNPTGATASKEFFKEVIALAKKYNFIVAHDAAYIEMYYEEPPISIFEVEGAKEIAIEFHSLSKTFCMTGWRIGFAVGNATLVSALAKVKSNIDSGAFTAIQEAGAYALNNLEKITPSLIKVFKERRDFLCAELERLGYQLKKPSATFYLWVKVPEGMDSREFCKKVLQDLAIVVTPGVGFGSAGEGYFRIALTVDIQRLKEAVGRLATLKF
- a CDS encoding inositol-3-phosphate synthase, producing MSKTVKVAIAGVGNCASSLVQGVFYYKEVDLSKIHGIMFPKIGDYKPSDIEFVAAWDVDARKVGKDLSEAIFSPPNCTTIFYRDVPKLNVKVRKGKVLDGVANHMFNFPVDKSFQISPEKEDSLEDMVAVLKETQADVLINYVPVGSEQAARFYAEVCLKAGVAFVNAMPTFIVSDPEWGARFEKEGIPAVGDDIKSQLGATILHRTLVQLFIDRGIPLKRTYQLNFGGNTDFLNMLERGRLKTKKISKTEAVTSLLPYDIGWENVHIGPSDWVPWLKDKKIAYIRLEGEHFGGVPLSVEVKLEVEDSPNSAGSALDAIRCAKLAKDRGIGGPLLSISAYTMKHPPKQFPDHIARQMVLEFIEGKRER
- the gyrA gene encoding DNA gyrase subunit A, with amino-acid sequence MSEVITVSLEEELKESYLDYAMSVIVGRALPDVRDGLKPVQRRILYAMYETGNDWNKPYKKSARIVGEVIGKYHPHGDMPVYESIVRMAQDFTMRYPLIDGQGNFGSVDGDAPAAMRYTEVRLAKIAHELLADIEKETVEFVPNYDNTLKEPVVLPSKIPNLLINGSSGIAVGMATSIPPHNLSEVINGLIFLLRNPEASVEDLMQYIKGPDFPTGAYIVGTEGIKQAYTTGRGSIKLKAKHKIEREKDKVRIVFDEIPYQVSKAKVVEKIAQLAKDKKIEGIAEVRDESDREGIRIVVELKKEWANAPYTILKKIYEMTPLQTSFGVIMLALVNGKPEVLNLKDILQNFLNWRKTVIIRRTQYELRKSKERLHILEGFLKALSHIDEIIELIKKSQTPKEAKEALIKRFDFSEIQAQEILNLRLQRLTALEREKILLEYEEIKRAISYYEKILTHEPTLLAVVEEELKEIKEKYGDERRTQIIFEDDSDEVIQEEKLPSEEVLFLISEEGYVRKLPLELFSPQKRGGKGSLAFTSEERLKVAIQTEATAVLWIFTEDGKVYPLDLRELSFSGKTVKGTYIKNLLPNLESPVSFVLPPAEEGFLVLATAKGIVKKLEIEELKNLRKNGLIVISLKKGDRLCKGVITNGNDRLLFLTKKGMSLHFEEEELGVTKRQAEGVVGIRLDANDEVLGLIKTSSQGYLFTITEKGFGKKTPFSDFRLQGRGGKGIIAHGLNEKTGYLADGVATFEKEDFVVFSSSGKAIRISSQDVPQQGRATKGVRIITLLPGEIVMGITPIRIEEKT